A region of Oxyura jamaicensis isolate SHBP4307 breed ruddy duck chromosome 5, BPBGC_Ojam_1.0, whole genome shotgun sequence DNA encodes the following proteins:
- the RAG2 gene encoding V(D)J recombination-activating protein 2 isoform X1 yields MIFKNIEYQNMTQSADAMSLQMVSAVSNSSLLQPGCSLLNFDGHVFFFGQKGWPKRSCPTGVFFLDIKQNELKMKPVFFSKDSCYLPPLRYPAICTFRGNESDKHQYIIHGGKTPNNDLSDKIYIMRLLSKTSKKTTFQCVEKDLGGDIPEARYGHTINVVHSRGKSMSVIFGGRSYIPLAQRTTEKWNSVVDCLPSVFLVDFEFGCCTSYILPELQDGLSFHVSVARNDTIYILGGHSLQNNTRSPSLYKLKVDLPLGSPALTCSVLPGGVSVSSAIVTQTSDNEFVLVGGYQSDNQKRLVCNTIVLEDNKIEIVERASPDWTPDIKHCRMWFGCDMGKGSVLLGIPGANKQLISDANYFYILRCKGAEEDEEEELTAQICSQASTEDQGDSTPFEDSEEFCFSAEASSFDVDDIDTYNEDDEEDESETGYWITCCASCNIDINTWVPFYSTELNKPAMILCSNGAGHWVHAQCMDLSESMLLHLSEANVKYFCNEHVDLNKGLQTPKKLMHLKKQPMKPLRKKKTMNLTTPVKKSFLRRLFE; encoded by the exons ATGATTTTCAAAAACATCGA atacCAAAATATGACCCAGTCAGCAGACGCAATGTCACTGCAGATGGTGTCAGCTGTCAGTAATTCATCCTTGCTTCAGCCGGGCTGTTCGCTGCTGAATTTTGATGGGCATGTCTTCTTTTTTGGGCAGAAAGGATGGCCGAAGAGATCCTGTCCCACTGGTGTTTTCTTCCTTGATATAAAGCAGAATGAGCTCAAAATGAAACCTGTCTTCTTCTCTAAGGATTCCTGTTACCTTCCCCCTCTCCGCTATCCCGCAATTTGCACATTTAGAGGCAATGAGTCCGATAAGCACCAGTATATCATTCATGGTGGGAAAACACCTAACAATGATCTTTCTGATAAGATCTACATTATGCGTCTATTAAGCAAAACTAGCAAGAAAACCACATTTCAATGTGTTGAGAAAGATCTGGGTGGGGATATCCCTGAAGCTAGATATGGACATACAATTAATGTAGTTCATAGCCGGGGAAAAAGCATGAGCGTTATATTTGGAGGTAGATCGTATATTCCTCTCGCACAAAGAACCACTGAAAAATGGAACAGCGTGGTTGACTGCTTGCCATCTGTGTTTCTTGTTGATTTTGAGTTTGGGTGCTGTACGTCATACATACTTCCAGAGCTTCAAGATGGactttctttccatgtttcagTTGCCAGGAATGATACAATCTACATTTTGGGAGGCCATTCACTTCAAAATAACACCCGGTCCCCCAGCTTATACAAGCTAAAAGTTGACCTCCCCCTAGGCAGCCCAGCTCTGACCTGCAGTGTCTTGCCAGGAGGAGTATCTGTGTCAAGTGCTATTGTGACTCAGACCAGTGATAACGAATTTGTCCTTGTCGGGGGCTACCAGTCTGACAACCAGAAACGGTTGGTCTGTAATACCATAGTTTTGGAAGATAATAAGATAGAGATTGTTGAAAGGGCAAGCCCGGACTGGACACCAGATATTAAACACTGCAGGATGTGGTTTGGCTGTGATATGGGCAAAGGGTCTGTATTGCTGGGCATTCCAGGGGCCAACAAACAGTTAATCTCAGATGCAAACTACTTCTATATTTTGAGATGCAAAGGAGCagaagaggatgaggaggaagaactGACAGCACAAATTTGCAGTCAGGCATCTACCGAAGACCAAGGAGACTCCACTCCGTTTGAAGATTcagaagagttttgttttaGTGCTGAAGCCAGTAGCTTTGATGTTGATGATATTGACACTTAcaatgaagatgatgaagaagaTGAATCAGAAACAGGTTACTGGATCAcctgctgtgccagctgcaATATTGATATTAACACTTGGGTGCCTTTCTATTCAACAGAACTCAACAAGCCTGCAATGATCCTGTGTTCCAATGGTGCTGGACATTGGGTCCATGCACAATGTATGGATCTGTCAGAGAGCATGCTCCTACATCTCTCAGAAGCAAATGTCAAGTATTTCTGCAACGAGCATGTTGACCTTAATAAAGGGCTACAAACTCCCAAAAAGCTGATGCATCTGAAAAAGCAACCCATGAAACCACTGCgcaaaaagaaaaccatgaaTTTAACAACACCAGTGAAAAAGTCCTTTCTTCGAAGATTATTTGAATAG
- the RAG2 gene encoding V(D)J recombination-activating protein 2 isoform X2: MTQSADAMSLQMVSAVSNSSLLQPGCSLLNFDGHVFFFGQKGWPKRSCPTGVFFLDIKQNELKMKPVFFSKDSCYLPPLRYPAICTFRGNESDKHQYIIHGGKTPNNDLSDKIYIMRLLSKTSKKTTFQCVEKDLGGDIPEARYGHTINVVHSRGKSMSVIFGGRSYIPLAQRTTEKWNSVVDCLPSVFLVDFEFGCCTSYILPELQDGLSFHVSVARNDTIYILGGHSLQNNTRSPSLYKLKVDLPLGSPALTCSVLPGGVSVSSAIVTQTSDNEFVLVGGYQSDNQKRLVCNTIVLEDNKIEIVERASPDWTPDIKHCRMWFGCDMGKGSVLLGIPGANKQLISDANYFYILRCKGAEEDEEEELTAQICSQASTEDQGDSTPFEDSEEFCFSAEASSFDVDDIDTYNEDDEEDESETGYWITCCASCNIDINTWVPFYSTELNKPAMILCSNGAGHWVHAQCMDLSESMLLHLSEANVKYFCNEHVDLNKGLQTPKKLMHLKKQPMKPLRKKKTMNLTTPVKKSFLRRLFE; this comes from the coding sequence ATGACCCAGTCAGCAGACGCAATGTCACTGCAGATGGTGTCAGCTGTCAGTAATTCATCCTTGCTTCAGCCGGGCTGTTCGCTGCTGAATTTTGATGGGCATGTCTTCTTTTTTGGGCAGAAAGGATGGCCGAAGAGATCCTGTCCCACTGGTGTTTTCTTCCTTGATATAAAGCAGAATGAGCTCAAAATGAAACCTGTCTTCTTCTCTAAGGATTCCTGTTACCTTCCCCCTCTCCGCTATCCCGCAATTTGCACATTTAGAGGCAATGAGTCCGATAAGCACCAGTATATCATTCATGGTGGGAAAACACCTAACAATGATCTTTCTGATAAGATCTACATTATGCGTCTATTAAGCAAAACTAGCAAGAAAACCACATTTCAATGTGTTGAGAAAGATCTGGGTGGGGATATCCCTGAAGCTAGATATGGACATACAATTAATGTAGTTCATAGCCGGGGAAAAAGCATGAGCGTTATATTTGGAGGTAGATCGTATATTCCTCTCGCACAAAGAACCACTGAAAAATGGAACAGCGTGGTTGACTGCTTGCCATCTGTGTTTCTTGTTGATTTTGAGTTTGGGTGCTGTACGTCATACATACTTCCAGAGCTTCAAGATGGactttctttccatgtttcagTTGCCAGGAATGATACAATCTACATTTTGGGAGGCCATTCACTTCAAAATAACACCCGGTCCCCCAGCTTATACAAGCTAAAAGTTGACCTCCCCCTAGGCAGCCCAGCTCTGACCTGCAGTGTCTTGCCAGGAGGAGTATCTGTGTCAAGTGCTATTGTGACTCAGACCAGTGATAACGAATTTGTCCTTGTCGGGGGCTACCAGTCTGACAACCAGAAACGGTTGGTCTGTAATACCATAGTTTTGGAAGATAATAAGATAGAGATTGTTGAAAGGGCAAGCCCGGACTGGACACCAGATATTAAACACTGCAGGATGTGGTTTGGCTGTGATATGGGCAAAGGGTCTGTATTGCTGGGCATTCCAGGGGCCAACAAACAGTTAATCTCAGATGCAAACTACTTCTATATTTTGAGATGCAAAGGAGCagaagaggatgaggaggaagaactGACAGCACAAATTTGCAGTCAGGCATCTACCGAAGACCAAGGAGACTCCACTCCGTTTGAAGATTcagaagagttttgttttaGTGCTGAAGCCAGTAGCTTTGATGTTGATGATATTGACACTTAcaatgaagatgatgaagaagaTGAATCAGAAACAGGTTACTGGATCAcctgctgtgccagctgcaATATTGATATTAACACTTGGGTGCCTTTCTATTCAACAGAACTCAACAAGCCTGCAATGATCCTGTGTTCCAATGGTGCTGGACATTGGGTCCATGCACAATGTATGGATCTGTCAGAGAGCATGCTCCTACATCTCTCAGAAGCAAATGTCAAGTATTTCTGCAACGAGCATGTTGACCTTAATAAAGGGCTACAAACTCCCAAAAAGCTGATGCATCTGAAAAAGCAACCCATGAAACCACTGCgcaaaaagaaaaccatgaaTTTAACAACACCAGTGAAAAAGTCCTTTCTTCGAAGATTATTTGAATAG
- the RAG1 gene encoding V(D)J recombination-activating protein 1: MSVASQMDLPEEIQHPYTKFSEWKFKLFKVRPFEKTSSDSSQCINKDHAEEVASTDKAIMPHKDEGVPRGEKILTQTDLMGNRQALGKDANGMKIQDNTDHQNNLKQLCRICGVSFKTDCNKRSHPVHGPVDDETLCLLRKKEKKATSWPDLIAKVFKIDVRGDVDTVHPTRFCHNCWSIIHRKFSNTPCEVYFPRNSTMKWQPHSANCDVCLGTSRGVKRKSQPATTQHGKRMKTIAERVRVNRGVKNQAQINNKNVMKEITNCKNTHLSTKLLAVDYPVDFIKSISCQICEHILADPVETTCRHLFCRTCILKCIKVMGSYCPSCWYPCFPTDLVTPVRSFLTILDSLSIRCPVKECDEEILHGKYGQHLSNHKEMKARELYSHINKGGRPRQHLLSLTRRAQKHRLRELKRQVKAFAEKEEGGDIKAVCMTLFLLALRAKNEHKQADELEAIMQGRGSGLHPAVCLAIRVNTFLSCSQYHKMYRTVKAVSGRQIFQPLHALRSAEKALLPGYHPFEWKPPLKSVSTNTEVGIIDGLSGLPLSIDDYPVDTIAKRFRYDTALVSALKDMEEEILEGMKAKNLDDYLNGPFTVVVKESCDGMGDVSEKHGNGPAVPEKAVRFSFTVMNISIAHGNERIRIFEEVKPNSELCCKPLCLMLADESDHETLTAILSPLIAEREAMKNSELLLEMGGILRTFKFIFRGTGYDEKLVREVEGLEASGSTYICTLCDATRLEASQNLVFHSITRSHAENLERYEIWRSNPYHESVDELRDRVKGVSAKPFIETVPSIDALHCDIGNATEFYRIFQMEIGEVYKNPDVSKEERKRWQLTLDKHLRKKMNLKPMMRMSGNFARKLMSKETVEAVCELIKCEERHEALKELMDLYLKMKPVWRSSCPAKECPELLCQYSYNSQRFAELLSTKFKYRYEGKITNYFHKTLAHVPEIIERDGSIGAWASEGNESGNKLFRRFRKMNARQSKFYEMEDVLKHHWLYTSKYLQKFMNAHKTLRSQGFTIDPEDSLGDSLPPEVSLESNDSEEL; the protein is encoded by the coding sequence ATGTCAGTAGCATCACAAATGGACCTGCCTGAAGAGATTCAGCATCCTTATACAAAATTTTCTGAATGGAAATTCAAGCTGTTTAAAGTAAGACCATTTGAAAAAACATCCTCTGATAGCAGCCAGTGCATAAACAAGGATCATGCAGAAGAGGTAGCTTCTACAGACAAAGCCATCATGCCGCATAAAGATGAAGGAGttccaagaggagaaaaaattcTGACACAGACGGACTTAATGGGCAATAGGCAGGCACTTGGGAAAGATGCCAATGGCATGAAAATACAAGACAACACAGATCATCAGAACAACCTGAAGCAACTTTGCCGCATCTGTGgagtttcatttaaaactgaTTGTAACAAGAGAAGTCATCCAGTACATGGGCCAGTGGATGATGAAACTCTGTgtcttctgagaaagaaagagaaaaaagcaaccTCTTGGCCAGATCTTATCGCTAAGGTTTTTAAGATTGATGTGAGAGGGGATGTTGACACTGTCCACCCCACTCGATTTTGTCACAACTGCTGGAGTATTATCCACAGGAAATTCAGTAACACTCCATGTGAAGTATATTTTCCTAGGAACAGCACGATGAAGTGGCAACCCCACTCTGCAAACTGTGATGTGTGCCTCGGTACCAGTCGGGGagtcaaaagaaaaagccagCCAGCCACCACACAACATGGCAAACGTATGAAGACCATTGCAGAACGTGTTCGAGTTAACAGAGGTGTAAAGAACCAGGCACagataaataacaaaaatgtgatGAAAGAGATCACCAACTGCAAGAATACACATCTCAGCACCAAGCTGCTTGCAGTTGATTACCCAGTAGATTTCATTAAATCAATTTCTTGCCAGATTTGTGAACATATTTTGGCAGATCCGGTGGAAACAACATGTAGACACTTGTTTTGCAGAACTTGCATCCTTAAATGCATCAAAGTTATGGGCAGCTATTGCCCCTCCTGCTGGTATCCTTGCTTCCCTACTGATCTGGTTACCCCAGTGAGATCGTTCCTGACCATCCTTGATAGCCTGAGTATAAGATGCCCTGTAAAGGAATGTGATGAAGAGATCTTGCATGGAAAATATGGCCAGCACCTCTCCAATCACAAGGAGATGAAAGCTAGAGAGCTCTATAGCCACATAAATAAAGGTGGCCGACCGAGGCAGCATCTTCTGTCTTTGACCAGGAGAGCTCAGAAACACCGCCTGAGAGAATTGAAACGTCAAGTCAAGGCTTTTGCTGAGAAAGAAGAGGGTGGTGATATAAAGGCTGTATGCATGACTTTGTTCCTGCTAGCTTTAAGAgcaaaaaatgaacacaaacaaGCAGACGAATTGGAGGCTATAATGCAAGGGAGGGGATCTGGACTTCACCCTGCCGTCTGCCTGGCGATCCGAGTCAACACGTTTCTCAGCTGTAGCCAATATCACAAAATGTATAGAACTGTAAAAGCTGTCAGTGGGAGGCAAATTTTCCAGCCACTGCATGCTCTTCGCAGTGCTGAGAAAGCTCTCTTACCAGGTTATCATCCATTCGAGTGGAAACCTCCCTTGAAAAGTGTCTCCACTAACACAGAAGTGGGAATTATAGATGGACTATCAGGACTGCCACTCTCAATTGATGACTACCCAGTAGACACAATTGCAAAGAGATTTCGATATGATACAGCCCTGGTTTCTGCCTTAAAGGACATGGAAGAAGAGATCTTGGAGGGCATGAAAGCAAAAAACCTGGATGACTATTTGAATGGTCCTTTCACTGTGGTAGTAAAAGAGTCCTGTGATGGAATGGGAGACGTCAGCGAGAAGCACGGAAATGGGCCTGCTGTCCCAGAGAAGGCAGTTCgcttttcttttacagttatGAACATTTCTATAGCCCATGGGAACGAAAGGATAAGGATCTTTGAAGAAGTAAAGCCCAATTCAGAGTTATGTTGCAAGCCGTTGTGCCTTATGCTGGCCGACGAATCGGATCATGAAACTCTGACGGCGATCCTGAGCCCTCTCATAGCAGAAAGAGAGGCTATGAAGAACAGTGAACTGCTACTTGAAATGGGAGGCATCCTGAGAACATTCAAATTCATCTTTCGGGGTACAGGATATGATGAGAAACTTGTACGGGAAGTGGAAGGGCTGGAGGCCTCTGGTTCCACGTATATCTGTACCCTCTGTGACGCGACCCGCCTGGAGGCGTCCCAGAATTTGGTCTTCCACTCCATCACCAGAAGCCACGCTGAAAATCTGGAGAGGTATGAAATATGGAGGTCCAACCCTTATCATGAATCTGTTGATGAGCTCCGTGACAGAGTGAAGGGTGTTTCAGCCAAACCTTTTATTGAGACTGTTCCCTCCATAGATGCGTTGCACTGTGACATTGGCAATGCAACGGAGTTCTACAGGATTTTCCAGATGGAGATCGGTGAAGTCTACAAGAATCCTGATGTATccaaagaggagaggaagagatggCAGTTGACTCTTGACAAACACCTCAGGAAGAAGATGAACTTAAAACCTATGATGAGGATGAGTGGAAACTTCGCAAGAAAGCTCATGTCCAAAGAGACAGTAGAGGCAGTATGTGAATTAATAAAGTGTGAGGAAAGGCATGAAGCCCTGAAAGAACTAATGGACctttatctgaaaatgaaaccGGTGTGGCGATCTTCATGTCCTGCCAAGGAGTGCCCAGAATTGCTGTGCCAGTACAGCTACAATTCACAGCGTTTTGCTGAGCTCCTGTCTACAAAGTTCAAGTACCGATATGAAGGCAAGATTACAAATTATTTCCACAAAACCCTTGCTCATGTTCCTGAAATCATTGAAAGAGATGGGTCCATTGGTGCCTGGGCAAGTGAAGGAAACGAGTCTGGAAACAAACTGTTTAGGAGGTTCCGAAAAATGAATGCCAGGCAGTCCAAATTCTATGAAATGGAGGATGTCTTGAAGCATCACTGGCTATATACATCTAAGTACCTACAGAAGTTCATGAATGCTCATAAAACATTAAGAAGCCAGGGCTTCACCATCGATCCAGAGGATAGTTTAGGTGATTCCTTGCCGCCGGAGGTCTCTTTGGAAAGCAATGATTCAGAGGAACTCTAA